A part of Liolophura sinensis isolate JHLJ2023 chromosome 1, CUHK_Ljap_v2, whole genome shotgun sequence genomic DNA contains:
- the LOC135463952 gene encoding 300 kDa antigen AG231-like: protein MRVTLVFMLLMSVLHVAISGSIYNENTISVSYVENAEDTTTEEMTTTEEMTRTEEMTTTEEMTTTEEMTTTEKVTTTEEMTTTEEMTTTEEATTTEEMTTTEEATTTEEMTTTEEVTTTEEMTTTEEETTTEEQTTEMMESEEMTTTEEADCVIVIKQMTIEQMTEEMTTTEEITTTEEMTTTEEVTTTEEETTTEETTTTEEMTTTEEMTTTEEMTTEMMESEEMTTTEEETTTEEMTTTEEMTTTEEATTTEETTTTTTTTTTEATTTTTTTTTTTTPEPTTTIQQRCISDGNGICAVTCNIGTFRVEDTSFSCESNPGTVCCVESARRSHRRRVRLRGRN, encoded by the exons ATGAGAGTGACACTGGTTTTTATGCTGCTCATGTCTGTGCTGCATGTGGCGATATCCGGGTCAATATATAATGAAAATACCATTTCAGTCTCTTACGTTGAAAATGCAGAGGATACGACAACGGAAGAAATGACAACAACTGAAGAAATGACAAGGACGGAAGAAATGACGACAACAGAAGAAATGACAACCACTGAAGAAATGACGACAACTGAGAAGGTTACTACAACAGAGGAAATGACTACAACTGAAGAAATGACGACCACAGAAGAAGCGACGACAACAGAAGAAATGACGACCACTGAAGAAGCGACGACAACAGAAGAAATGACGACCACTGAAGAAGTAACGACAACAGAAGAAATGACGACCACTGAAGAAGAAACGACAACAGAAGAACAAACAACAGAAATGATGGAAAGTGaagaaatgacaacaacagAAGAGGCGGATTGTGTGATAGttataaaacaaatgacaatagAACAAATGACAGAAGAAATGACCACAACAGAGGAAATAACTACAACGGAAGAAATGACTACTACAGAAGAAGTGACTACTACAGAAGAAGAGACTACAACAGAAGAAACTACAACAACGGAAGAAATGACGACTACTGAAGAAATGACAACTACGGAAGAAATGACAACCGAAATGATGGAGAGCGAAGAAATGACAACAACGGAAgaagaaacaacaacagaagaaatGACAACCACAGAAGAAATGACAACCACAGAAGAAGCTACCACTACAGAAgaaacaacaacgacgacaacaACCACAACTACAGAGGCTACAACAACGACCACTACGaccactacaacaacaacacctgaACCCACGACTACTATACAACAAA GGTGTATATCAGATGGTAACGGTATATGTGCGGTAACCTGTAACATCGGCACCTTCAGAGTAGAGGACACGTCGTTCTCGTGCGAGAGTAACCCCGGTACAGTGTGTTGTGTGGAGTCAGCTCGTAGATCCCATCGTCGGCGAGTGCGACTACGGGGGCGCAActga